The DNA segment CGTTTTCACCTGAAGCAAGCTCCTCTGCCTCGTAGATCTTATCTACGTCGGTGATGCCCATCTCGTTAAGACGAGCGATGTTGCCTTCCTTGGTGTAGTCAGCCCACTCAGATGTCTGAGCCACCGCGGGGTCGTACACGAGCTGGCCCTGGAAGTGACCGCCAAGGGCGCGCATGGCAGCGGCGGAGATCACGCCCTCGGGGGCTGCGCCGATGCCCATCAGGCAATGGGTGCCAGTGCCTGCAAAACCGCAGGCGATAGCGGCCTGAACGTCGCCGTCCGAGATGGGTTGAATCCTGGCGCCAGTAGCACGGATCTCGGCGATCAGGTCCTTGTGACGAGCGCGGTCCATCACGACGATGGTGAGTTCGCTGGCTGCAAGACCAAGGCACTCGCTGAGGATCTTGATGTTCTCGGTAGCCGACTTACGGATGTCCACCTTGCCCTTGGCAGCCGGGGGGGCAGCCAGTTTCTTCATGTAAAAGTCGGGAGCGTTGAAAAGTCCCCCGCGATCAGAAGCGGCCAGGACTGCCATGGAGCCTCGCTGGCTGTTGGCGCAGAGGTTGGTTCCCTCGCAGGGATCAACGGCGAAATCCACGCCGGGGCCGGTGCCACTGCCTACTTCCTCGCCGATGTAGAGCATGGGAGCTTCATCGCGCTCGCCTTCGCCAATAACGATGCGGCCCTGCATTTGGATGAGGCCCATGCGGGTGCGCATGGCTTCAACGGCTGCAGCGTCTGCTTCATCTTTCTTGCCTAGGCCGGTCAGTTCGGCAGAGGCGATGGCAGCTTGCTCAACGACCTCGAGAATTTCCTGGATGAGGGTGCGATCCACGGTGATCCGGCAGGGGAATGGGCTTCAGTAATGGCGTCGGCCGGGCGGGACACGGTTCAGAATCCTGCTGCTGCCAAGCCTTTCGAAGATGAAGCGGCCGCAACTGTATCAGTGCCTGCGGCCATGGGACCTAGGGACCACTCAAGGCTTGTCTGCAGACCACTTCCTACAATCCAAAGCCACCCGATCGGTTGATCCAGCATGAGCACCAAATCCCTGGTGATCTCCCCGTCAATTCTGTCCGCCGACTTCTCCCGTCTCGGCGACGACGTTCGTGCTGTCGATCAAGCTGGTGCCGACTGGATCCACGTAGACGTCATGGATGGCCGGTTTGTGCCGAACATCACAATTGGCCCCTTAATTGTGCAGGCGTTGCGGCCTGTAACCACCAAGACCCTCGACGTTCACCTAATGATCGTTGAGCCCGAGCGATACGTGGCCGATTTTGCCAAAGCTGGCGCAGACATCATTTCTGTGCAGGTTGAGGCTTGTCCGCATCTGCATCGCAACCTTGCCCAGATCAAGGATCTTGGCAAACTTGCTGGTGCCGTACTGAACCCCAGCACCCCTTTAGACACGCTCGACTACTGCCTGGAGCTCTGCGATCTAGTGCTGATCATGAGTGTCAACCCTGGCTTCGGCGGCCAGAGTTTCATCGACAACCAGGTGCAAAAGATTCGCGATCTACGCC comes from the Cyanobium sp. Tous-M-B4 genome and includes:
- the glpX gene encoding class II fructose-bisphosphatase; translation: MDRTLIQEILEVVEQAAIASAELTGLGKKDEADAAAVEAMRTRMGLIQMQGRIVIGEGERDEAPMLYIGEEVGSGTGPGVDFAVDPCEGTNLCANSQRGSMAVLAASDRGGLFNAPDFYMKKLAAPPAAKGKVDIRKSATENIKILSECLGLAASELTIVVMDRARHKDLIAEIRATGARIQPISDGDVQAAIACGFAGTGTHCLMGIGAAPEGVISAAAMRALGGHFQGQLVYDPAVAQTSEWADYTKEGNIARLNEMGITDVDKIYEAEELASGENVVFAGSGITDGLLFHGVKFEKDCTRTSSLVISNLDNTARFTNTIHMKDGAQSIALS
- the rpe gene encoding ribulose-phosphate 3-epimerase; translated protein: MSTKSLVISPSILSADFSRLGDDVRAVDQAGADWIHVDVMDGRFVPNITIGPLIVQALRPVTTKTLDVHLMIVEPERYVADFAKAGADIISVQVEACPHLHRNLAQIKDLGKLAGAVLNPSTPLDTLDYCLELCDLVLIMSVNPGFGGQSFIDNQVQKIRDLRRMCDERGLDPWIEVDGGIKAENAWKVIEAGANAIVSGSGVFNQPDYAAAITGIRNSKRPGA